In Phenylobacterium koreense, one DNA window encodes the following:
- the hisC gene encoding histidinol-phosphate transaminase: MSRYWSALVRELKPYVPGEQPRIPDLVKLNTNENPYGPSPRALAAIAAEAGDDLRLYPDPEATALRETLARYHGVRPEQVFVGNGSDEVLAHAFAALLKHERPLLFPDITYSFYPVYCRLFGIGFEAVPLDEGFGLRTADYVRQAGAIILPNPNAPTGVALPRAEIEALLRVQPDVPVVIDEAYVDFGGESAIPLIAKHPNLLVVQTMSKSRALAGLRVGYAIGDAALIEGLVRVKDSFNSYPLARTSQAGAIASVEDDAYFQDRRAAVIASRTRMEAELRRLGFEVLPSAANFVFARHPEHEGATLAKALRERAVLVRHFAAPRISDHLRITVGTDRQINRLIAALEEIL; encoded by the coding sequence ATGAGCCGCTACTGGAGCGCGCTAGTGCGCGAGTTGAAGCCCTATGTGCCGGGCGAGCAGCCGCGCATTCCCGATCTGGTGAAGCTGAACACCAACGAGAACCCCTACGGCCCTTCGCCGCGCGCCCTGGCGGCGATCGCCGCCGAAGCCGGCGACGATCTGCGGCTCTATCCCGACCCCGAGGCCACCGCCCTGCGCGAGACCCTGGCGCGCTATCACGGTGTGCGGCCGGAGCAGGTCTTCGTGGGCAATGGGTCGGACGAGGTCCTGGCCCACGCCTTCGCCGCCCTGCTCAAGCACGAGCGGCCGCTGCTGTTTCCGGACATCACCTACAGCTTCTATCCGGTCTATTGCCGGCTGTTCGGGATCGGCTTCGAGGCCGTGCCGCTGGACGAGGGCTTTGGCCTCCGCACTGCGGACTATGTGCGCCAGGCCGGGGCGATCATCCTGCCCAACCCCAATGCGCCGACCGGCGTCGCCCTGCCGCGAGCTGAGATCGAAGCGCTGCTGCGCGTCCAGCCGGACGTCCCCGTGGTGATCGACGAGGCCTATGTGGACTTCGGCGGCGAGAGCGCCATTCCGCTGATCGCAAAGCACCCGAACCTGCTGGTCGTGCAGACCATGTCGAAGTCGCGGGCCCTCGCCGGCCTGCGGGTCGGCTACGCCATCGGAGATGCGGCGCTGATCGAGGGGCTGGTGCGGGTGAAGGACAGCTTCAACTCCTATCCGCTGGCCCGGACCTCCCAGGCGGGCGCCATCGCCTCCGTCGAGGACGACGCGTATTTCCAGGACCGCCGGGCCGCGGTGATCGCCAGCCGCACGCGGATGGAGGCCGAACTGCGGCGGCTGGGCTTTGAGGTCCTGCCGTCCGCCGCCAACTTCGTTTTCGCCCGTCATCCGGAGCACGAGGGCGCGACCTTGGCCAAGGCGTTGCGGGAGCGCGCTGTGCTGGTCCGCCACTTCGCCGCCCCGCGGATTTCGGACCACCTGCGGATCACGGTCGGAACCGACCGGCAGATCAACCGCCTGATCGCGGCCCTGGAAGAAATCCTCTAG